In one window of Cloacibacillus sp. DNA:
- a CDS encoding glycosyltransferase — protein MKILWVTNDLKPYTNANSAIVYKISRYLYHKYGIKVVLLGYQSASIVESKQNEEFTTYYIKEQYNYKKLIPPSLPTYLKILYLIFHPSCLIRRILRTLTRYPQCREYQRHIRTVLLKEPDIDCILCVASPYDTICAGVKEHGSIPLISYKLDPWGSHYLHKNDIRYKKDEDLADSQCAYILVTPQIYQEYKSLKQPNLLLHKIRSCEFPNIEKPNGIVEKEAWCSQNMRNCVFVGQLYDDIRSPAFLFNLFNKLNINQIPVLLHIVGNSKTQKYQSTLSPNVILHGRVSPKKASAYIQHADILVNIGNTIPNQMPSKVIEYIASGKPILNICKIAQCPTLRYLEKYPASLTIMEAEGINDKTLSKVTDFCMTNKHKDISFEEIKNLYPKCTPEYVGDTIFHIITSIIKNKRKCG, from the coding sequence ATGAAGATATTATGGGTAACAAATGATTTAAAACCGTATACAAATGCGAATTCAGCAATTGTTTATAAAATCTCACGTTATTTGTATCACAAGTACGGGATAAAAGTTGTCTTGTTGGGCTACCAGTCGGCCTCTATTGTGGAGTCTAAGCAAAATGAGGAATTTACGACCTACTACATAAAGGAGCAATATAATTATAAAAAATTGATACCTCCTTCTCTCCCCACTTATTTGAAAATTTTATATTTAATATTTCACCCGTCATGTCTGATTCGTAGGATATTACGTACTCTTACAAGATATCCACAATGTCGAGAGTACCAAAGACATATAAGAACAGTTTTACTGAAGGAGCCAGATATTGATTGTATTCTGTGTGTAGCTAGCCCCTACGATACAATTTGTGCTGGTGTCAAAGAACATGGTAGCATTCCGTTAATTAGTTATAAGTTGGACCCTTGGGGGTCTCACTATTTACACAAAAATGATATTCGCTATAAAAAGGATGAAGATTTGGCTGATTCTCAATGTGCTTATATTCTTGTTACGCCCCAAATCTATCAAGAATATAAATCGCTTAAGCAACCTAATTTGTTATTACATAAAATTCGATCATGCGAGTTTCCAAATATTGAGAAACCGAATGGAATAGTAGAGAAAGAGGCGTGGTGTTCTCAAAATATGAGAAACTGTGTTTTTGTTGGCCAATTATACGATGATATTAGAAGTCCAGCTTTTTTATTTAATCTCTTTAATAAATTGAATATTAATCAGATCCCTGTCTTATTACATATAGTTGGCAATTCAAAAACGCAAAAATATCAATCTACTCTATCTCCTAATGTTATCTTACACGGGAGGGTGTCCCCTAAAAAAGCAAGTGCATATATACAGCATGCGGACATCCTAGTAAACATTGGAAACACTATTCCAAATCAAATGCCTAGTAAGGTGATAGAATATATTGCATCCGGAAAACCGATTCTTAATATATGTAAAATAGCTCAATGTCCCACATTACGTTATTTAGAAAAATATCCTGCTTCACTAACAATTATGGAGGCCGAGGGCATAAATGATAAAACATTATCAAAAGTCACAGATTTTTGTATGACTAACAAACATAAGGACATTTCTTTTGAAGAAATTAAAAATCTATATCCTAAATGCACGCCTGAATATGTTGGAGATACAATTTTTCATATCATAACTAGCATAATAAAAAATAAGCGTAAGTGTGGCTGA
- the wecB gene encoding UDP-N-acetylglucosamine 2-epimerase (non-hydrolyzing): MTSKLKLMTILGTRPEIIRLSEVLKKCDQYFDHILVHTGQNWDYALNQIFFDDLELRAPDYYLESVGETLGDTIGNIISKSYKLMSQVRPDALLILGDTNSALSAIAAKRLKIPIFHMEAGNRCFDENLPEEMNRRIVDHIADVNMCYSEHARRYLNAEGRPKERTFVTGSPMAEVLAANLHKIESSSILETLGLEKQKYILLSAHREENIDIEKNFFALMNAVNAMAERYDMPVIYSTHPRSAKFIDLRNFRFHPNVRSLTPFGFSDYNCLQKNAFCVVSDSGTLPEESSYFRCFPAVCIRTSTERPEALDKGNFILGSITEENVLQAVNVAVEMQDNCDLGAAVPDYVEENVSVKVVKIIQSYTSVVDKVVWRKA, translated from the coding sequence ATGACCAGCAAGTTAAAATTGATGACAATACTGGGTACAAGGCCAGAGATAATAAGACTCTCTGAAGTGCTAAAAAAGTGTGACCAATACTTTGACCACATCTTAGTTCATACTGGACAGAACTGGGACTATGCATTAAATCAAATTTTCTTTGACGATCTTGAGCTTCGTGCCCCTGATTACTACTTGGAATCAGTTGGAGAGACGCTTGGTGATACAATAGGTAATATTATTTCCAAATCCTATAAATTAATGTCGCAGGTCAGGCCTGATGCCCTTTTGATACTGGGTGATACGAATTCGGCCTTGTCGGCCATTGCGGCGAAGAGATTAAAAATCCCTATCTTTCATATGGAAGCTGGAAACAGATGCTTTGACGAAAACCTTCCGGAAGAAATGAACCGGAGGATCGTGGATCACATTGCCGATGTCAATATGTGCTATAGCGAGCATGCAAGAAGATACCTCAACGCGGAGGGACGCCCTAAGGAAAGGACATTTGTAACGGGCTCTCCTATGGCTGAAGTATTGGCGGCAAACCTACACAAAATAGAATCAAGCTCAATCCTAGAAACACTAGGATTAGAAAAACAAAAATACATACTTCTTTCTGCCCATAGGGAAGAGAATATAGATATCGAAAAAAATTTTTTCGCCCTCATGAATGCGGTGAACGCTATGGCAGAAAGGTATGACATGCCTGTGATTTACAGCACGCATCCTAGAAGTGCTAAATTTATAGATTTACGCAACTTTAGATTTCATCCCAATGTAAGAAGCCTTACGCCATTTGGTTTCTCCGACTATAACTGTTTGCAAAAAAATGCTTTTTGCGTTGTCTCTGATAGCGGGACGCTCCCGGAAGAATCGTCCTACTTCAGATGTTTTCCTGCCGTTTGTATAAGAACAAGCACCGAAAGGCCAGAGGCTTTAGATAAGGGGAACTTTATTCTTGGCTCAATAACTGAAGAAAATGTTTTACAAGCGGTAAATGTCGCAGTTGAAATGCAAGATAATTGTGATTTAGGGGCAGCCGTTCCAGATTACGTGGAAGAGAATGTTAGCGTAAAAGTTGTGAAAATCATCCAAAGCTACACAAGTGTTGTGGATAAGGTGGTGTGGAGGAAAGCCTAA